A stretch of Zymoseptoria tritici IPO323 chromosome 1, whole genome shotgun sequence DNA encodes these proteins:
- a CDS encoding putative major facilitator superfamily transporter (MFS-MDR transporter belonging to the DHA2 subfamily. These type of MFS transporters are implicated in MDR and secretion of fungal secondary metabolites) yields MSPAGPAATELSDRGADAAATNDATANAGIATPGDDDTSRTIEKESAPGKTSTDGGDEGRDSGDREASGEVNEKDGAVVQSQGAEAAEEEEGEDESKHLHGTKLALLTFGLALATFVVALDNTIIATAIPRITTVFDSLNDVGWYGSSYLLTTTSLQPSFGKIYTYFDVKWVYLSALLIFELGSVICAAATSSTMLIVGRAVAGVGASALFSGGMTIVAYSVPMRKRALYIAALSSMFGIASVVGPILGGAFTDNLTWRWCFWINLPFGGISIAVVFFFFSNPPRRYTHMTFREKVRQIDIAGAFFLICAIVCLLLALQWGGSVYPWSNSKVWGNILGFGLLIIVFVALQFYLGDRATMPPRILKQRTVAACAIFSTFLAMALYAHIYYLPFYFQAVKGATAEQSGIRTIPYLVSITLSSIVVGATITTFGPYNPPMWFGGVVFCIGSGLLYTLHPSSNPGHWIGYQILAGIGAGACVQIPFIAVQVVLSEKDMPIGNAVAIFFNSLGGAISVSIAQNIFSNTLIEEMPKLAPAVDVMKVISAGATGIRAEGVVPEGSLPGVVLAYNKAVTTAFILPVAVSGMAFLASAFMEWKSVKGKKLMPGGA; encoded by the exons ATGAGCCCTGCTGGTCCTGCCGCCACGGAACTTTCCGACCGTGGAGCTGACGCCGCGGCTACCAACGACGCGACTGCGAATGCGGGCATTGCTACCCCGGGCGATGATGATACCAGCCGTACGattgagaaggagagcgCTCCGGGCAAGACGAGTACGGATGGCGGAGATGAAGGGCGGGACAGCGGTGATCGAGAAGCAAGTGGGGAGGTGAATGAGAAGGATGGTGCGGTTGTTCAGAGTCAGGGAGCAGAAGCGgctgaggaagaggagggagaagacgagtCCAAACATTTGCATGGGACGAAGTTGGCGCTGTTGACGTTTGGATTGGCGTTGGCTACGTTTGTGGTTGCATTGGATAACACGATCATTGCGACG GCGATTCCTCGGATTACGACTGTGTTCGACTC ACTCAACGACGTAGGCTGGTATGGATCCTCATatctcctcaccaccacttCTCTTCAACCATCGTTCGGGAAGATATACACCTACTTCGACGTCAAATGGGTCTACCTCTCCGCTCTGCTCATCTTCGAGCTCGGATCTGTCATCTGCGCGGCAGCGACCAGTTCAACGATGCTCATTGTCGGACGAGCGGTGGCAGGAGTGGGAGCCTCGGCGTTGTTCAGCGGCGGCATGACGATCGTTGCATATTCGGTACCGATGCGGAAGCGAGCGCTGTATATCGCGGCGTTGTCGAGTATGTTTGGCATTGCGTCCGTTGTGGGACCGATTCTGGGAGGAGCTTTTACAGATAATTTGACTTGGAGATG GTGCTTCTGGATCAACTTG CCCTTTGGCGGAATCAGCATAGCcgtagtcttcttcttcttcagcaaCCCACCTCGCCGCTACACCCACATGACCTTTCGCGAAAAAGTCCGCCAAATCGACATCGCAggcgccttcttcctcatctgcGCCATCGTCTGCCTGCTGCTCGCCCTTCAATGGGGCGGGTCCGTCTACCCCTGGTCCAACAGCAAAGTCTGGGGCAACATCCTCGGCTTCGGACTCCTgatcatcgtcttcgtcgcacTGCAGTTCTACCTCGGAGACCGCGCGACGATGCCGCCGAGAATTCTGAAGCAGAGGACTGTGGCAGCTTGCGCGATCTTCTCAACGTTTCTAGCGATGGCTCTCTACGC GCACATCTACTACCTCCCCTTCTACTTCCAAGCCGTCAAAGGCGCCACAGCCGAACAATCCGGCATCCGAACAATCCCATACTTGGTCAGcatcaccctctcctccatcgtcgtcggcgccACAATCACCACTTTCGGACCCTACAATCCTCCCATGTGGTTCGGCGGCGTCGTCTTCTGCATCGGCTCCGGTCTGCTCTACACTCTCcacccctcctccaacccgGGCCACTGGATCGGCTACCAAATCCTCGCGGGCATCGGAGCCGGAGCGTGCGTTCAAATTCCGTTTATAGCGGTGCAGGTCGTGTTGAGCGAGAAGGATATGCCGATTGGGAATGCGGTTGCTATCTTTTTCAATTCTCTGGGTGGGGCGATTAGTGTGAGTATTGCACAGAATATTTTCAGCAACACTCTCATCGAAGAGATGCCGAAATTGGCGCCGGCGGTGGATGTTATGAAGGTCATTAGTGCGGGCGCGACGGGCATTCGAGCGGAGGGTGTGGTGCCCGAGGGAAGCCTGCCGGGGGTGGTGTTGGCGTACAACAAGGCTGTGACGACGGCGTTCATACTGCCGGTGGCTGTCAGTGGGATGGCGTTCCTGGCCTCAGCATTCATGGAGTGGAAATCGGTCAAGGGCAAGAAGCTGATGCCGGGTGGCGCATGA
- the CYP-22 gene encoding putative P450 monooxygenase (Putative phenylacetate hydroxylase. P450 monooxygenase probably involved in aromatic compound/moiety processing. It has a putative vacuole targeting signal (KLPN). Clusterd with genes predicted to act on aromatic compounds.), producing MAQSPEPQSLTGLLFTPQVFPFFILAVIYAAIKIIDRTDIPKIKGLPEVPGVPIFGNLRQLGDNHAVNAMKLAKKYGPVFQVRLGNRRIVFANTFDSVRNLWITNQSALISRPKLHTFHTVVSSSEGFTIGTSPWDESCKKRRKAAATALNRPAVQSYMPIIDYESIKSIKEMLQDSQQGQIDIDPNPYFQRYALSTSLTLNYGIKIEGNIDDGMLQEIVHVEREVSNFRSTATNWADYIPMLRLLPGGSDKPLEYKKRRAAYMHKLLGMLKSRIADGTDAPCISGNVLKDPEAKLTDAEVMSIGLTMVSAGLDTVPGNLIMCIAYLSSPHGQEIQSRALAEIQKVYPNNDSWKRCLHEEKCSYITALVKETLRFWSVIPVCLPRTSTKPIQWEGVTIPAGTSFYMNAYAAHYDDSHFSSPFDFNPDRYLADDSIDDAAASRGTPHYGYGAGSRMCIGSHLANRELYTAFLRMITAFEILPPKRESDRPILDAMGCNKLPNGLTMDPKGFKIGLRVRDKGALERWMREGEERTRSL from the coding sequence ATGGCTCAGTCTCCAGAACCGCAGAGCCTCACTGGCCTCCTCTTCACTCCTCAAGTCTTCcccttcttcatcctcgccgtcaTCTATGCCGCCATCAAGATCATCGACCGCACCGATATCCCCAAAATCAAAGGTTTACCCGAGGTTCCTGGTGTTCCCATCTTTGGCAACCTTCGACAGCTCGGCGACAACCATGCCGTCAATGCCATGAAATTGGCCAAGAAGTATGGACCCGTCTTCCAAGTTCGATTGGGAAATCGACGGATCGTGTTTGCCAACACATTTGACAGCGTGAGGAACCTGTGGATCACGAATCAATCAGCTTTGATCTCCAGACCAAAGTTGCACACCTTCCACACGGTCGTCTCCTCCAGCGAAGGCTTCACCATTGGAACCTCACCATGGGATGAATCCTGCAAGAAACGCCGCAAGGCCGCCGCCACCGCTCTCAATCGTCCCGCCGTTCAATCCTACATGCCCATCATCGACTACGAATCCATCAAGTCGATCAAAGAAATGCTGCAAGACTCCCAACAAGGTCAAATCGACATCGATCCCAACCCCTACTTCCAACGTTACGCTCTCTCCACTTCCCTCACCCTCAACTACGGCATCAAAATCGAAGGCAACATCGACGACGGCATGCTCCAAGAAATCGTCCACGTCGAACGCGAAGTCTCCAACTTCcgctccaccgccaccaacTGGGCCGACTACATCCCCATGCTCCGTCTCCTCCCCGGCGGCTCCGACAAACCACTCGAGTACAAGAAACGTCGTGCCGCATACATGCACAAGCTCCTCGGTATGCTCAAGTCCCGCATCGCCGACGGCACCGACGCCCCGTGCATCTCCGGCAACGTCCTCAAAGACCCGGAAGCCAAACTCACTGACGCAGAAGTCATGTCCATCGGTCTGACCATGGTCTCCGCCGGTCTAGACACCGTGCCAGGTAACCTGATCATGTGCATCgcctacctctcctcccctcaCGGCCAAGAAATCCAATCCCGCGCTCTCGCCGAGATCCAAAAAGTCTACCCCAACAACGACTCCTGGAAACGCTGCCTCCACGAGGAGAAATGCAGCTACATCACCGCTCTCGTCAAGGAAACCCTCCGCTTCTGGTCCGTCATCCCCGTCTGCCTCCCGCGAACCTCCACCAAACCCATCCAATGGGAGGGAGTCACCATCCCCGCCGGCACATCCTTCTACATGAACGCCTACGCCGCCCACTACGACGACTCCCACTTCTCCTCCCCCTTCGACTTCAACCCGGACCgctacctcgccgacgacTCGATCGACGACGCGGCGGCGAGTCGGGGAACTCCGCATTATGGATATGGAGCGGGAAGCAGGATGTGTATTGGCAGTCACCTGGCGAATCGGGAATTGTACACGGCTTTCTTGAGGATGATTACGGCGTTTGAGATTTTGCCGCCGAAGAGGGAGAGTGATCGACCGATTCTGGATGCGATGGGGTGTAATAAATTGCCGAATGGGTTGACGATGGATCCGAAGGGTTTCAAGATTGGGTTGAGGGTTAGGGATAAGGGGGCGTTGGAGAGGTGGATgagggagggggaggagaggacgaggagttTGTAG
- a CDS encoding signal peptide-containing protein (Contains predicted signal peptide.), translating into MQILHISLFLTLLSPAFADIDWKQWGFMCQLQKCSGSNTIATGGSGTCNGRGIEGHYCFPLDNSGGTAYCDAGEQCGEINASLVGFVVAAGVHSIVLINIPIIQRCRKPNNNYDNGKCHGIGKNAGQVKDCHNMQEDVAALRIPCAVVSRNRSAGRRCDVRTALVASALLVNIPDLALARVTTHWQDLTRLHKLGNSLPTHSMAIHRGIQSAIFFYLSCAPCADARYRKRRKREAAWDRAAREELATELPGAYRHPSPSSTNPHWQTEIALGPTGVVRGKKKANAALNPRRRAPTEFSMTSESRSELDLAHNERDGDRWNYRPYQRDDEELWGSLSNLNGTTYDGSGLQMPARVRTKDSMSSTYQPNRNPPISDLHPATVTKVSSREEVMWMMQPPPVAEVMNGKERACRSRSDSGGGRLSPAMSASTMSRQVSSRLRERRTRAGEGSTTMSRESSSRTSKSAYNNQVQHTTTQLSFTSVSSRDFALSPTSSRREVDPSEESYHTVLHSQNHCTSRPQPHRNASRPPLSTITSADDLPTAYLSPPNRVPTPTDLPDLVNENSIPSPPQSRDSTTTATPRKRAAQPPPILHRHSASILVRTGKELRLLQRMEVSPSPPRSNNQHSHHQPSHDEDVDDMEEDAVLTVRGSDGMIVKKTAAELFDSWYTPDFELRTWVLEHTKREGVRERWSMDF; encoded by the exons ATGCAGATCCTCCacatctccctcttcctcacccTCTTGTCGCCCGCCTTCGCAGACATCGACTGGAAACAATGGGGTT TTATGTGTCAACTCCAGAAATGCAGCGGTTCCAACACCATCGCCACCGGCGGTTCGGGCACATGCAACGGCCGCGGAATT GAGGGACACTATTGCTTCCCGCTGGACAACTCGGGGGGAACGGCGTATTGTG ACGCTGGAGAGCAGTGCGGAGAAATCAACGCCTCCCTCGTAggcttcgtcgtcgccgccgg GGTGCACTCGATCGT ACTGATCAACATTCCCATCATCCAGAGATGCAGAAAGCCCAACAACAACTATGACAACGGCAAATGCCACGGCATCGGAAAGAACGCCGGACAAGTCAAGGATTGCCACAAC ATGCAGGAAGACGTGGCAGCATTGCGTATTCCGTGTGCTGTCGTCTCTCGTAATCGATCCGCTGGCAGGAGATGCGATGTCCGG ACAGCGCTGGTCGCTTCCGCTCTTCTTGTCAACATCCCTGATCTGGCTCTTGCCCGTGTCACGACCCACTGGCAGGACCTTACTCGATTGCACAAACTGGGAAACTCCCTTCCGACCCATT CCATGGCTATCCACCGCGGAATCCAGTctgccatcttcttctacctcTCCTGTGCACCGTGTGCAGACGCTCGATATCGGAAGAGACGAAAGCGAGAAGCCGCATGGGATCGTGCAGCCAGGGAGGAACTCGCGACCGAACTGCCAGGCGCATATCgacatccttctccttcttcgacgaaTCCACATTGGCAGACGGAGATTGCATTGGGACCGACGGGTGTGGTCagagggaagaagaaggcgaatgCAGCGTTGAATCCGCGGAGGAGGGCTCCGACTGAATTCAGTATGACGAGTGAGTCGCGCAGTGAGCTGGATCTTGCACACAACGAAAGAGATGGAGATAGGTGGAATTATCGACCATATCAACgggatgatgaggagctgTGGGGTTCGTTGAGTAATCTCAATGGGACGACATACGATGGCTCTGGCCTGCAGATGCCCGCACGAGTACGGACAAAAGACTCCATGTCAAGCACCTACCAACCGAATCGCAATCCACCTATAAGTGATTTACACCCAGCCACCGTCACGAAGGTCTCCTCTCGAGAAGAGGTCATGTGGATGATGCAACCTCCTCCTGTAGCTGAAGTGATGAACGGCAAGGAACGCGCATGTCGAAGCCGAAGTGACAGCGGAGGAGGCCGCTTGAGCCCCGCGATGAGTGCTTCCACAATGTCCAGACAAGTCAGCTCCCGACTTCGCGAACGTCGGACCCGAGCAGGAGAAGGTTCCACCACCATGTCGAGGGAGTCCTCCTCTCGAACTTCGAAATCGGCCTACAACAACCAAGTCCaacacaccaccacccaacTCTCCTTTACCAGCGTCTCCTCCCGCGACTTCGCACTCAGCCCTACCTCTTCAAGACGTGAAGTCGATCCATCTGAAGAGTCCTACCACACCGTTCTGCACAGCCAAAACCACTGCACATCAAGACCTCAACCCCACCGCAACGCTTCCCGTCCTCCACTCTCCACCATCACATCCGCCGACGACTTGCCCACAGCCTATCTATCACCTCCAAATCGTGTTCCCACCCCAACCGACCTCCCGGACTTAGTCAACGAAAACTCCATCCCCTCCCCACCACAATCTCGCGACTccacaacaacagcaacccCACGCAAACGAGCAGCCCAACCACCACCGATACTCCACCGACATAGCGCGTCGATCCTCGTCCGAACAGGAAAAGAACTGCGACTCCTCCAACGGATGGAAGTGTCGCCATCACCGCCTCGCTCTAACAACCAACACTCGCATCACCAGCCTTCACacgacgaggatgtcgaCGATATGGAGGAAGACGCGGTTCTGACGGTGCGGGGAAGTGATGGCATGATAGTCAAGAAGACGGCGGCGGAACTTTTCGATTCGTGGTATACGCCGGACTTTGAACTGCGGACTTGGGTGTTGGAGCATACGAAACGGGAGGgggtgagggagaggtggagcaTGGACTTTTAA
- a CDS encoding putative superoxide dismutase (Putative Superoxide dismutase copper, zinc superoxide dismutase activity) — protein MQFFTTTAAILAVALPLTSAGNAPTTTGNDQASGYLATLPQNALGVTGTVKIGAGQGGNGILVQVAIANLPDYGGPFLYHVHMNPVTNGNCSSTGGHLDTYGNGGTGCDLSNPASCEVGDLSGKHGKINGTTFSANYIDDYLSLDNGGAAVKGRSIVVHFGNKTAITCANLVSTGKTTITTDGSPLPSGYTMTSISNATAISATLFPETTDAPAETSTTKNAASETTEVVATQTVDGKGGVVGAGVAAGVVGLAAFFL, from the exons ATGCAGttcttcaccaccaccgcggccatcctcgccgtcgccctTCCTCTCACCTCCGCCGGTAACGCGCCTACCACCACCGGCAACGACCAGGCCAGCGGATACCTCGCAACTCTCCCGCAGAATGCGCTCGGAGTCACCGGCACTGTCAAGATTGGCGCAGGACAAGGCGGCAATGGAATCCTCGTACAAGTAGCCATCGCCAACTTGCCAGACTACGGCGGTCCTTTCC TCTACCACGTTCACATGAACCCCGTCACCAACGGCAACTGCTCCTCCACCGGTGGTCACCTCGACACCTACGGCAACGGCGGCACCGGCTGCGACCTCAGCAACCCAGCTTCTTGCGAAGTTGGTGATCTGTCGGGCAAGCACGGCAAGATCAACGGAACCACCTTTTCCGCCAA CTACATCGAcgactacctctccctcgacaaTGGCGGCGCCGCCGTCAAGGGCCGCAGCATCGTCGTTCACTTCGGCAACAAGACAGCTATCACGTGCGCCAACCTCG TTTCCACCGGCAAGACGACAATCACGACCGATGGCTCGCCCCTTCCAAGCGGCTACACGATGACATCAATCTCCAACG CCACGGCGATTTCTGCCACACTGTTCCCTG AGACTACCGATGCTCCAGCTGAGACCAGCACGACTAAGAATGCTGCCAGCGAGACGACGGAGGTTGTTGCTACGCAGACGGTGGATGGCAagggtggtgttgttggtgcGGGTGTTGCGGCCGGCGTGGTGGGTCTGGCGGCTTTCTTCCTTTGA
- a CDS encoding beta tubulin (It is part of the tubulin protein complex, which polymerise to form microtubules.), translating into MREIVHLQTGQCVSNQIGAAFWQTISGEHGLDGSGVYNGTSDLQLERMNVYFNEASGNKYVPRAVLVDLEPGTMDAVRAGPFGQLFRPDNFVFGQSGAGNNWAKGHYTEGAELVDQVLDVVRREAEGCDCLQGFQITHSLGGGTGAGMGTLLISKIREEFPDRMMATFSVMPSPKVSDTVVEPYNATLSVHQLVENSDETFCIDNEALYDICMRTLKLNNPSYGDLNHLVSAVMSGVTTCLRFPGQLNSDLRKLAVNMVPFPRLHFFMVGFAPLTSRGAHSFRAVTVPELTQQIFDPKNMMAASDFRNGRYLTCSAIYRGKVSMKEVEDQIRNVQNKNTAYFVEWIPNNVQTALCSIPPRGLKMSSTFVGNSTSIQELFKRVGDQFSAMFRRKAFLHWYTGEGMDEMEFTEAESNMNDLVSEYQQYQEASVSDAEEEYDEEAPLEGEE; encoded by the exons ATGCGCGAGATTGT TCACTTGCAAACGG GCCAGTGCGTAAGTA ACCAGATCGGTGCTGCTTTCTGGCAGACCATCTCCGGCGAACATGGCCTCGACGGCTCCGGCGT GTACAATGGCACATCTGACCTCCAGCTCGAGCGCATGAATGTCTACTTCAACGAG GCCTCCGGCAACAAGTACGTCCCACGTGCCGTGCTCGTCGATTTGGAGCCGGGTACCATGGACGCTGTCCGTGCCGGTCCTTTCGGTCAGCTCTTCCGCCCAGACAACTTCGTGTTCGGTCAATCCGGAGCCGGAAACAACTGGGCCAAGGGTCACTACACTGAGGGTGCCGAATTGGTCGACCAGGTTCTCGATGTCGTCCGCCGCGAAGCCGAGGGCTGTGACTGCCTCCAGGGTTTCCAGATCACCCACTCTCTCGGTGGTGGTACCGGTGCCGGTATGGGAACACTTCTCATCAGCAAGATCCGTGAGGAGTTCCCCGACCGCATGATGGCCACCTTCTCCGTCATGCCCTCTCCCAAGGTCTCCGACACCGTCGTCGAGCCCTACAACGCCACCCTCTCCGTCCACCAGCTGGTCGAGAATTCCGACGAGACCTTCTGCATTGACAACGAGGCTCTCTACGACATCTGCATGCGCACTCTCAAACTCAACAACCCCTCCTACGGCGATCTCAACCACCTCGTCTCCGCCGTCATGTCCGGTGTCACCACCTGCCTGCGCTTCCCCGGTCAGCTCAACAGCGATCTCCGCAAGCTCGCCGTCAACATGGTGCCCTTCCCGCGTCTCCACTTCTTCATGGTCGGTTTCGCTCCTCTCACCAGCCGTGGCGCCCACTCCTTCCGCGCCGTCACCGTCCCTGAGCTCACCCAGCAAATCTTCGACCCTAAGAACATGATGGCCGCCAGCGACTTCCGCAACGGTCGTTACCTCACCTGCTCCGCCATCTACCGCGGAAAGGTGTCCATGAAGGAGGTTGAGGACCAGATCCGCAACGTGCAGAACAAGAACACCGCCTACTTCGTCGAGTGGATTCCGAACAACGTCCAGACCGCTCTGTGCTCCATTCCTCCACGTGGATTGAAGATGTCATCGACCTTCGTCGGCAACTCTACCTCCATCCAGGAGCTCTTTAAGCGTGTCGGCGACCAGTTCTCCGCCATGTTCAGGCGCAAGGCTTTCTTGCATTGGTACACTGGTGAGGGCATGGACGAGATGGAGTTCACCGAGGCCGAGTCCAACATGAACGATCTTGTGTCCGAGTACCAGCAGTACCAGGAGGCTTCTGTGTCGGATGCCGAGGAGGAGTACGACGAGGAGGCTCCTCTCGAGGGCGAGGAGTAA